A section of the Candidatus Desulfarcum epimagneticum genome encodes:
- a CDS encoding transposase, with product MEKVLDVYKRPFDTKFPVICMDESPKQLIGETKIPISASPGKPARHDYEYKRCGVCNIFMACEPLAGNRMVKITERKTKKDWAFFIKEIALAYEKAQKITLVMDNLNTHTPGALYETFRPHTAKKIWDRFDFVYTPKHGSWLNMAEIELNVLIGQCLNRRIDDIGTVKKEVCAWQKARNNKNAKVNWQFTSENARIKLRRLYPTFDA from the coding sequence ATGGAAAAAGTTTTGGATGTTTACAAACGTCCATTTGATACAAAGTTTCCAGTGATATGCATGGATGAATCGCCAAAACAATTGATTGGAGAAACAAAAATTCCTATTTCAGCGTCACCCGGCAAACCGGCGAGGCATGATTATGAATACAAGCGTTGCGGGGTGTGTAATATTTTCATGGCATGTGAGCCTCTGGCGGGAAACCGAATGGTAAAAATTACTGAGAGAAAGACAAAAAAAGACTGGGCATTTTTTATAAAAGAAATTGCCCTGGCTTATGAAAAAGCCCAAAAGATAACGCTGGTTATGGATAATCTGAACACACATACTCCTGGCGCTCTATATGAAACTTTTCGACCGCATACGGCAAAAAAAATATGGGACAGATTTGATTTTGTGTATACTCCAAAGCACGGAAGTTGGCTAAACATGGCTGAAATAGAATTAAATGTTCTCATTGGGCAGTGTTTAAACAGAAGAATTGACGATATTGGAACCGTGAAAAAGGAAGTGTGCGCATGGCAAAAAGCCAGAAACAATAAAAACGCCAAAGTAAATTGGCAATTCACATCTGAAAACGCACGAATAAAACTGCGTCGGCTTTATCCGACCTTTGACGCTTGA
- a CDS encoding conserved hypothetical protein (Evidence 4 : Unknown function but conserved in other organisms), whose product MTGERKEKFFDLIEREQGALAGLGVKKIGLFGSAIRGEDNDASDYDVLAVFHAGEKKYKNFTALIDFLEEKLGNEVELVTKEGLSPYIGPYILEEVVYADIKP is encoded by the coding sequence ATGACCGGCGAAAGAAAAGAAAAATTTTTTGACCTGATAGAGCGGGAACAGGGCGCCCTGGCGGGCCTGGGGGTGAAAAAAATCGGTCTTTTCGGGTCCGCGATTCGCGGAGAAGACAATGACGCAAGCGATTATGACGTGCTGGCTGTTTTTCATGCGGGCGAAAAAAAATATAAAAACTTCACAGCCCTCATTGATTTTCTTGAGGAAAAGCTTGGAAACGAAGTCGAACTCGTCACAAAGGAAGGTTTGAGCCCATATATTGGGCCGTATATACTTGAGGAGGTCGTGTATGCCGATATCAAACCTTGA
- a CDS encoding hypothetical protein (Evidence 5 : Unknown function) codes for MPISNLEFVRHIMDEIEFITRERNKITEDEFQRDDLVQRGFVRSLEIIGEAAKKIKPEFRKKYSNIEWSDMAKMRDKLIHHYCHVKLVKSYKICYGFHNCQRRAYYEKIYRNFDTS; via the coding sequence ATGCCGATATCAAACCTTGAATTTGTCAGGCATATCATGGATGAGATTGAATTTATCACACGGGAAAGAAATAAGATTACAGAAGACGAGTTCCAGCGCGACGATCTTGTTCAAAGAGGGTTTGTCAGAAGTTTGGAAATTATTGGGGAGGCGGCGAAAAAAATAAAGCCTGAGTTCAGGAAAAAATATTCCAACATTGAATGGAGTGATATGGCAAAAATGAGAGACAAGCTGATTCACCACTACTGTCATGTCAAGCTTGTAAAGTCGTATAAAATATGCTATGGTTTTCATAATTGCCAAAGGAGGGCGTATTATGAAAAAATATATCGTAACTTTGACACAAGCTGA
- a CDS encoding Methylmalonyl-CoA epimerase, with product MKAKKIDHICIAVKNLSQAREIYENTLGLDLAAEYVAESEKIKVARYYLGEVALELMESTTPDGDVARFIEKKGEGVFLISYLVDDVDDALGELREKGEKTIDEKPRELMGNRYAFIMPPTRTCGVLTEIIEGDFNPGK from the coding sequence TTGAAAGCCAAAAAAATAGACCACATCTGCATCGCCGTGAAAAACCTTTCCCAGGCCCGGGAGATTTATGAAAACACCCTGGGTCTTGATCTCGCCGCCGAATACGTGGCGGAAAGCGAAAAAATCAAAGTGGCCCGCTACTACCTGGGGGAGGTGGCCCTGGAGCTGATGGAATCCACCACCCCGGACGGGGATGTGGCCCGGTTCATCGAAAAAAAAGGCGAGGGGGTGTTTCTGATCTCCTACCTCGTGGACGACGTGGACGATGCCCTGGGCGAGCTGCGGGAAAAAGGGGAAAAAACCATCGATGAAAAACCCCGGGAGCTGATGGGCAACCGCTACGCCTTTATCATGCCCCCGACCCGGACCTGCGGGGTTTTGACGGAAATCATCGAAGGGGATTTTAATCCTGGAAAATAA
- a CDS encoding CMP-binding protein: MSIFKNINVLSLEQAMVAPHLTYRLAMDGMNVIRMEHPVYGDPNRMIGDNVLDEERMNTYYLCFNAGKEAITLNLAEPEGNEIFRRLITDMGVDIFVTNQLPKNYEKLGIDYAFLKSLKSDIIWLGITGFGPESNEAAYDPILQARSGLMDLTGEADGDPQVLGVALPDIGTAEHAYGLLMKALFKRQVSGEGSRIDLAMFESSVSWQTVPITMTASFGKEITRRGNTHEFFCPVSVYKTKNGFIYLAVGNDRQWKSIVSQDIFKPLDRPVYEKNRGRIDNVAQINREINEITRKHDSETLIALFSSITVPVSKIAKIKEMIEEPLVEKRLISARDEKTGKTITLAPPPNMPPYLEKKGRKMSFPPRFGEHNREIYGQRLGYSESEISAFEKKGVI; this comes from the coding sequence GTGAGCATATTTAAAAATATTAATGTGTTATCCCTTGAGCAGGCCATGGTGGCCCCCCACCTGACCTACCGTCTGGCCATGGACGGCATGAACGTCATCCGCATGGAGCATCCCGTGTACGGGGACCCCAACCGGATGATCGGCGACAACGTGCTGGACGAAGAAAGGATGAACACGTATTACCTTTGCTTCAACGCGGGCAAGGAGGCCATCACCTTAAATCTCGCCGAGCCGGAGGGCAATGAGATTTTCAGACGACTGATCACGGATATGGGCGTTGATATTTTTGTCACCAACCAGCTTCCGAAAAATTACGAAAAACTGGGGATTGATTACGCGTTTCTCAAGTCCTTGAAATCCGATATCATATGGCTGGGCATCACGGGTTTCGGCCCCGAGAGCAACGAGGCCGCCTACGACCCCATCCTGCAGGCCCGGTCAGGCCTGATGGATTTGACCGGCGAGGCGGACGGGGACCCCCAGGTGCTGGGAGTGGCGCTTCCCGACATCGGCACCGCCGAGCACGCCTACGGCCTTTTGATGAAAGCCCTTTTCAAACGCCAGGTCTCCGGGGAGGGCTCCCGAATTGATCTGGCCATGTTCGAATCCTCGGTTTCGTGGCAGACCGTGCCCATCACCATGACGGCCAGCTTTGGAAAGGAGATCACCCGCCGGGGAAACACCCACGAGTTTTTCTGCCCGGTTTCGGTTTACAAAACGAAAAACGGTTTTATCTATTTAGCCGTGGGAAACGACCGCCAGTGGAAGTCCATTGTGTCCCAGGATATTTTCAAACCCCTGGACCGGCCGGTTTATGAAAAAAACCGGGGGCGGATCGACAATGTGGCGCAAATCAACCGGGAGATCAATGAGATCACCCGCAAGCATGATTCGGAGACGCTCATCGCGCTTTTTTCCTCCATCACGGTGCCGGTGAGCAAGATCGCCAAAATCAAAGAGATGATCGAAGAGCCCCTGGTGGAGAAAAGACTGATTTCCGCCCGGGACGAAAAGACGGGGAAAACCATCACCCTGGCCCCGCCGCCGAACATGCCGCCTTATCTTGAAAAAAAAGGCCGGAAGATGTCGTTTCCGCCGCGTTTCGGCGAGCACAACCGCGAGATATACGGCCAAAGGCTGGGATATTCGGAAAGCGAAATCTCGGCTTTTGAGAAAAAAGGCGTCATATAG
- a CDS encoding Phosphatase: MESDENQTAIDLHIHSLASDGTLSAAEIISLAEKLGLGAVAITDHDAIEGSREALGLVRPDSLGFLTGVEISVEPPPGYVCRGSVHILGYGVHPDDDDLNRSLERMRKARKERNPKIIEKLNALGMDISMSDVRSRAGGGQVGRPHIAQCMLDAQLVRDIPEAFDRYLAKGKPAYVDKSRLTCRRAIEIIRKAGGIASLAHPFLVQPSGNHDINDLIAALKSMGLGALETYYTEHSPEIQNHYARLADRFGLLPSGGSDFHGDAKPEVRMGAGKGDLSVPFSVYENLKNALSSAP, from the coding sequence TTGGAATCTGACGAAAACCAAACGGCCATTGACCTGCATATCCATTCTCTCGCCTCGGATGGAACCCTGTCCGCCGCCGAAATTATTTCCCTGGCTGAAAAACTCGGCCTCGGCGCCGTGGCCATCACGGACCATGACGCCATTGAGGGCTCCAGGGAGGCCCTGGGGCTTGTCCGTCCCGATTCCCTGGGGTTTCTGACCGGGGTGGAGATCAGCGTGGAGCCCCCGCCGGGTTATGTCTGCCGGGGAAGCGTCCACATACTGGGATACGGCGTCCATCCGGATGACGACGATCTCAACCGCTCCCTGGAACGGATGCGCAAAGCCCGGAAAGAGCGAAATCCCAAAATTATCGAAAAATTAAACGCCCTGGGCATGGATATTTCCATGTCCGACGTCCGGTCCCGGGCCGGGGGAGGCCAGGTGGGCCGGCCCCATATCGCCCAATGCATGCTGGACGCCCAACTCGTCCGGGATATCCCGGAGGCGTTTGACCGGTATCTCGCAAAGGGAAAGCCCGCCTATGTGGACAAAAGCCGTCTCACATGCCGCCGGGCCATCGAGATCATCCGGAAAGCCGGGGGAATCGCCTCCCTGGCCCATCCCTTCCTGGTCCAGCCCTCGGGAAACCATGACATCAACGATCTGATCGCCGCCTTGAAATCCATGGGCCTGGGAGCCCTGGAAACGTATTACACGGAGCATTCGCCTGAAATCCAAAATCATTACGCCCGGCTGGCCGACCGTTTCGGCCTTCTTCCTTCCGGAGGGTCTGATTTTCACGGCGACGCCAAACCCGAAGTCCGAATGGGCGCCGGCAAAGGGGATTTGTCTGTTCCGTTTTCGGTGTATGAAAATTTAAAAAACGCCCTTTCATCGGCCCCATGA
- the etfB gene encoding Electron transfer flavoprotein subunit beta, whose product MNTIVLIKQVPDTTEVKLDPKTGNMIREGIESVINPDDRHALEMALAVKDRAGGKVTAVSMGPPQAVDALSEALGMGADEGILLSDMAFAGSDTWATSLVLGKAIEKKGGFDLVLCGRQAIDGDTAQIGPQVADHLGIPQAAYVFGIEEIGEKSVVVKRRLEDGYEVLECRLPALLTVIDQAGRPRHPDVKGLIASCREKAPLKVWNAADIGVLTSEVGLEGSLTHVVRTFAPKFERRGEKIGGKPAEAAGVLMEKLYEHKLL is encoded by the coding sequence ATGAATACAATCGTTTTGATCAAGCAGGTGCCCGACACCACGGAAGTTAAACTGGACCCCAAAACCGGCAATATGATCCGGGAGGGAATTGAAAGCGTCATCAACCCGGACGACCGGCACGCCCTTGAAATGGCCCTGGCCGTCAAAGACCGGGCCGGGGGAAAGGTCACGGCCGTCTCCATGGGCCCGCCCCAGGCTGTGGACGCCCTGTCCGAGGCCCTGGGGATGGGCGCGGACGAGGGAATTCTTCTGTCCGATATGGCCTTTGCCGGCTCCGACACCTGGGCCACCTCCCTGGTTTTGGGAAAAGCCATTGAAAAAAAAGGCGGCTTCGACCTGGTTTTATGCGGCCGTCAGGCCATCGACGGGGACACGGCCCAGATCGGCCCCCAGGTGGCCGACCATCTGGGGATCCCCCAGGCCGCCTATGTGTTCGGGATTGAAGAAATCGGGGAAAAAAGCGTGGTGGTCAAAAGACGCCTGGAAGACGGATACGAGGTCCTTGAATGCCGCCTGCCGGCCCTTTTGACCGTCATCGACCAGGCCGGCCGGCCCCGGCATCCGGATGTCAAAGGGCTCATCGCCTCATGCCGGGAAAAGGCGCCGCTGAAGGTATGGAACGCCGCCGACATCGGGGTTCTCACGTCGGAGGTGGGCCTGGAAGGCTCCCTGACCCATGTCGTGAGAACCTTTGCCCCCAAGTTTGAGCGCCGGGGGGAGAAGATCGGGGGAAAGCCCGCGGAGGCGGCCGGCGTTTTGATGGAAAAACTGTATGAGCACAAGCTGCTTTAA
- a CDS encoding Aerobic-type carbon monoxide dehydrogenase, large subunit CoxL/CutL-like protein — translation MPDYSFIGKRMPRVDTAAKVSGDAKFTADIQLPRMLVGKILRSPHAHARILNIDVSRAEKLHGVKATVTGADTLGRKWGVFRYTQDQRFLPTDKVRFIGEDVAAVAAVDEDTAMEALDLIKVEYEELPAVFDPMEALTPDAPLIHDDFPGNINIHVPIHAGDVEKGFKDSYYVREDTFTAPEESYFQGEPYAVVANFDMSGNLEMWMPNGGPHMKSKPLSNALGVPLGKVRVRKIAIGGAFGGRSEISPADFICAFLSQKTRRPVKIVYTREENTIATRQGHSMIVTIKTGVDKNGKVLARDVTCYMDGGAYSSTGPIATSVPFLCMEQAYDMDHVRYNGYRVYTNKPVRGMIRTHGRAFACGVDTQMDIIGERLGIDPVRMRLINARKPGQTTNTRSYVASCAMTETIEKAAEKAGWKEKKGKLPPFRGIGIGCNSVQTGFPMGIRGGSKALIKFNEDGGATVISGVVDNGQGNDHMLVQIAAEELGVLPEDIQLANADTEITPSDPGSYSQVSTFIGGHAVKIAAENVRKKLFEIAADILEADPGSLEAKNRMVYVKDDPEKSVLIKKLVRISLSREHAVTGEGEYWPKVDPKREWVENPFGQMCGAFSFGTTIAEVEVDPETGRVKVLEVTAAQDVGYGLNPLVLEGQFEGSVAMGGQGGVLTERHSWKDGASLNPTQLDYLVPLACDMPKINSIIVESRDPDGPYGAKEAGMSIAMSAAQAYSAAVNDATGVYFRELPITPDKIVQALKEKKEKGEKTS, via the coding sequence ATGCCGGATTACTCATTTATCGGAAAAAGAATGCCCCGGGTGGACACCGCGGCCAAGGTCTCCGGGGACGCGAAATTTACGGCGGATATCCAACTGCCCAGGATGCTCGTGGGAAAGATACTCAGGAGTCCGCACGCCCACGCGCGCATTTTAAACATCGACGTCTCCCGGGCCGAAAAGCTGCACGGCGTGAAGGCCACCGTGACCGGGGCGGACACCCTGGGAAGAAAATGGGGCGTGTTTCGCTACACCCAGGACCAGCGTTTTCTTCCCACGGACAAGGTCCGTTTCATCGGGGAGGATGTGGCCGCCGTGGCCGCCGTGGACGAAGACACGGCCATGGAGGCGCTGGACCTCATCAAAGTCGAGTACGAGGAGCTTCCGGCGGTCTTTGACCCCATGGAGGCCCTGACCCCGGACGCCCCGTTGATCCATGACGACTTCCCGGGCAACATCAACATCCACGTGCCCATCCATGCGGGGGATGTGGAAAAGGGATTCAAAGACTCTTACTATGTCCGGGAGGACACCTTCACGGCCCCGGAGGAATCTTACTTCCAGGGCGAGCCCTACGCCGTTGTGGCGAATTTCGACATGAGCGGGAACCTGGAGATGTGGATGCCCAACGGGGGCCCCCACATGAAATCCAAGCCCCTGTCCAATGCCCTGGGGGTCCCCTTAGGAAAGGTCCGGGTGCGGAAAATCGCCATCGGGGGCGCCTTCGGGGGCCGCTCGGAAATCTCGCCGGCCGATTTCATCTGCGCCTTTTTGTCCCAAAAAACGCGAAGGCCGGTGAAAATCGTTTACACCCGGGAGGAAAACACCATCGCCACCCGGCAGGGGCATTCCATGATCGTCACCATCAAAACCGGCGTGGACAAAAACGGAAAAGTCCTGGCCCGGGACGTGACCTGCTATATGGACGGCGGGGCCTACAGCAGCACCGGCCCCATCGCCACCAGCGTTCCCTTCCTGTGCATGGAGCAGGCCTACGACATGGACCATGTCCGGTACAACGGCTACCGCGTTTACACCAACAAACCCGTCCGGGGAATGATCCGGACCCACGGCCGGGCCTTTGCCTGCGGCGTGGACACCCAGATGGACATCATCGGGGAGCGCCTGGGGATCGACCCGGTCCGGATGCGTCTGATCAACGCCCGGAAACCCGGCCAGACCACCAACACCCGCTCATACGTGGCCAGCTGCGCCATGACGGAAACCATTGAAAAAGCGGCCGAAAAGGCGGGCTGGAAGGAAAAAAAGGGGAAACTGCCCCCCTTCCGGGGCATCGGCATCGGGTGCAACTCCGTTCAGACCGGTTTTCCCATGGGCATCCGGGGGGGCTCCAAGGCCCTGATCAAATTCAACGAAGACGGGGGCGCCACGGTCATCTCGGGAGTGGTGGACAACGGCCAGGGCAACGACCACATGCTGGTTCAGATCGCCGCCGAGGAGCTGGGCGTTCTGCCCGAAGACATTCAGCTGGCCAACGCCGACACCGAGATCACCCCCTCGGACCCGGGCTCCTATTCCCAGGTCTCCACATTCATCGGGGGGCACGCGGTGAAAATCGCGGCGGAAAATGTTCGAAAAAAACTTTTTGAGATCGCCGCGGACATCCTGGAAGCGGACCCGGGGAGTCTGGAGGCGAAAAACCGCATGGTGTATGTGAAAGACGATCCTGAAAAAAGCGTCCTTATCAAAAAACTGGTCCGGATCAGCTTAAGCCGGGAACACGCCGTCACCGGCGAGGGCGAGTACTGGCCCAAGGTGGACCCCAAAAGGGAATGGGTGGAAAACCCCTTCGGCCAGATGTGCGGGGCCTTTTCATTCGGGACCACCATCGCCGAGGTGGAGGTGGACCCGGAAACGGGCAGGGTCAAGGTTCTGGAGGTCACAGCGGCCCAGGATGTGGGATACGGCCTCAACCCCCTGGTCCTGGAGGGCCAGTTCGAGGGCTCGGTGGCCATGGGGGGCCAGGGCGGCGTTTTGACCGAGCGGCATTCATGGAAAGACGGGGCGTCTTTGAACCCCACCCAGCTGGACTACCTGGTCCCCCTGGCCTGCGACATGCCCAAAATCAATTCCATCATCGTGGAATCCCGGGACCCGGACGGCCCGTACGGGGCCAAAGAGGCCGGGATGTCCATCGCCATGTCGGCGGCCCAGGCCTACAGCGCGGCCGTCAACGACGCCACCGGCGTGTATTTCAGGGAATTGCCCATCACGCCCGACAAGATCGTCCAGGCGCTCAAAGAAAAAAAAGAAAAGGGAGAGAAGACATCTTGA
- a CDS encoding transposase, with protein MKKYIVTLTQAERKNLMALTSKGKHKSQKILNALILLGCDDGEFQKNRSKNKELSKILNVSMKKIDRVKKRFVEDGIDITLNGKKGSRIYKKKTDGDFEARLVALSCSKAPEGFSRWTLRLLAEKVVKLDYIESISHETIRGILKKTKSNHGCVKDG; from the coding sequence ATGAAAAAATATATCGTAACTTTGACACAAGCTGAACGAAAAAATCTTATGGCGCTCACATCAAAGGGAAAGCATAAGTCTCAAAAGATTCTTAACGCATTAATTTTGCTTGGATGTGATGATGGTGAATTTCAGAAAAATCGCTCTAAAAACAAAGAGCTTTCAAAAATTCTGAATGTCAGCATGAAGAAAATTGATCGCGTGAAAAAACGTTTTGTCGAAGATGGTATCGATATTACACTGAACGGAAAAAAAGGAAGTCGTATATACAAAAAGAAAACTGACGGAGATTTTGAGGCACGCTTGGTTGCGCTGAGCTGCAGCAAGGCTCCAGAGGGTTTTTCCAGATGGACTTTGCGTTTGTTGGCAGAAAAGGTTGTCAAGCTTGATTATATTGAAAGTATATCCCATGAAACTATTCGTGGCATTTTAAAAAAAACGAAATCAAACCATGGTTGCGTAAAGGATGGGTAA
- a CDS encoding conserved hypothetical protein (Evidence 4 : Unknown function but conserved in other organisms): MRLPDFEYISPGNLDEALDALARAGDDGAVLAGGTDLLVRMKQGLAGPRLLVSLKNIEGLSYVRREENALKIGARTSLADILCSDEAGGFFPALARAAKSVGAFSLQRHQGTIGGNICQDNRCKYYNQSAFFRSARQACHKAGGKICYARDGSDRCRSTCRSDLGPVLMALDARAVLTGKDGQRTVSVEDFYASEGENPIAVAPHELLTEIQIPFPEKKPGNAYHRLAFRSAIDYPIVCAAVSLEASDGNVSKARLTVGAVGSAPLLLLSASKRLEGPWSPEKIGEAAKMAMDTASAFAVDNVAAPVEYRIQMIAVMAKRAIEEAAGMALGKV, translated from the coding sequence ATGCGACTGCCTGATTTTGAATATATAAGCCCCGGAAATCTCGATGAGGCCTTAGACGCCCTGGCCCGGGCCGGGGACGACGGCGCGGTCCTGGCCGGGGGAACGGACCTGCTGGTCCGCATGAAACAGGGCCTGGCCGGGCCCCGGCTCCTGGTGAGCCTGAAAAATATCGAGGGGCTTTCCTATGTCCGACGCGAAGAAAACGCCCTGAAAATCGGGGCGCGGACGTCTTTGGCCGACATCCTGTGCTCGGATGAGGCGGGCGGATTTTTCCCGGCCCTGGCCCGGGCCGCCAAATCGGTGGGCGCGTTTTCCCTCCAGCGCCACCAGGGAACCATCGGCGGCAATATCTGCCAGGACAACCGGTGCAAATACTACAACCAGTCTGCGTTTTTCCGCTCCGCCCGGCAGGCGTGCCACAAGGCCGGGGGCAAAATTTGCTACGCCCGGGACGGGTCGGACCGGTGCCGCTCCACCTGCCGGTCCGATCTGGGGCCGGTTTTAATGGCGCTCGACGCCCGGGCCGTTTTAACAGGAAAAGACGGCCAAAGAACCGTTTCCGTGGAAGACTTTTACGCGTCCGAGGGGGAAAATCCCATCGCCGTCGCGCCCCATGAGCTTTTGACCGAAATTCAAATCCCTTTTCCCGAAAAAAAACCGGGAAACGCCTACCACCGCCTGGCCTTTCGATCGGCCATCGATTATCCCATCGTCTGCGCCGCCGTCTCCCTGGAGGCCTCGGATGGAAACGTCTCAAAGGCCAGACTGACGGTGGGGGCCGTCGGCAGCGCGCCGCTTCTGCTTTTAAGCGCGTCAAAGCGCCTTGAAGGGCCGTGGTCGCCGGAAAAAATCGGGGAAGCGGCGAAAATGGCCATGGACACCGCCTCGGCATTCGCGGTGGACAATGTGGCCGCGCCTGTGGAATACCGGATCCAAATGATCGCGGTCATGGCGAAACGCGCCATCGAAGAAGCCGCCGGAATGGCTTTGGGGAAGGTTTAA
- the carE gene encoding Caffeyl-CoA reductase-Etf complex subunit CarE, with product MTVWIEAELCDGCRKCVKQCQYEAIGLEDGKPVVLERCTGCGACLSVCKKAAILTDAKPRAVPDFSDRKGVWVFAEQKNGRLSRVSLELLGEARRLAAALGQEVFALLLGHGVAPLADELGEWGADHVCVAEHPVLEHYRTLPYADVIEKIVLEQKPDILLMGATRLGRDLAPRVSRRVGSGLTADCTELAIDPEEGVLIQTRPAFGGNVMAAIVNRYSRPQMATVRPGIMEAVASPGKKPRIIRHEPDLSEKDVPTRILKTVQEKKTGVDLVKAGRVVAGGRGMGGAEGFKLLYELAGLMDAEVAGTRVAVEEGWIPAENQVGQTGQSTRPELYIACGISGAIQHRAGMLNSGHIVAVNRDPNAAIFSVADWGIVGDVRKIVPEMIKQLKNRA from the coding sequence ATGACCGTCTGGATTGAAGCGGAACTTTGCGACGGATGCCGGAAATGCGTAAAACAGTGCCAGTATGAGGCCATCGGCCTTGAGGATGGAAAACCCGTTGTGCTGGAGCGCTGCACCGGGTGCGGCGCGTGCCTGTCCGTGTGCAAAAAAGCGGCCATACTCACCGACGCCAAACCCCGGGCCGTTCCGGATTTTTCCGACCGGAAGGGCGTGTGGGTGTTCGCCGAGCAGAAAAACGGCCGCCTGTCCCGGGTGTCCCTGGAGCTTCTCGGGGAGGCCCGGCGTCTGGCCGCCGCCCTGGGGCAGGAGGTTTTCGCCCTGCTTTTGGGACACGGCGTGGCCCCCCTGGCTGATGAGCTGGGGGAGTGGGGCGCCGATCATGTGTGCGTGGCCGAGCATCCGGTTCTGGAACATTACCGCACCCTGCCGTACGCCGATGTCATTGAAAAAATCGTTTTGGAACAAAAACCCGATATCCTGCTCATGGGCGCCACCCGGCTGGGCCGGGACCTGGCCCCCCGGGTGTCCCGGCGCGTGGGGTCCGGGCTCACCGCCGACTGCACCGAGCTGGCCATAGACCCGGAGGAGGGCGTTTTGATCCAGACCCGGCCGGCCTTTGGCGGCAATGTCATGGCCGCCATCGTCAACCGGTATTCCCGGCCCCAGATGGCCACGGTCAGGCCCGGGATCATGGAGGCCGTCGCGTCCCCGGGCAAAAAGCCCCGAATTATCCGCCATGAGCCGGATCTTTCCGAAAAAGACGTTCCCACCCGGATCCTTAAAACCGTTCAGGAGAAAAAAACCGGGGTGGATCTGGTCAAAGCCGGACGCGTGGTGGCCGGGGGAAGGGGCATGGGAGGCGCGGAAGGGTTCAAACTCCTTTACGAGCTGGCCGGGCTCATGGACGCCGAGGTGGCCGGGACCCGGGTGGCCGTGGAGGAGGGCTGGATTCCCGCTGAAAACCAGGTGGGCCAGACCGGCCAGTCCACGCGCCCGGAGCTTTACATCGCCTGCGGCATCTCAGGGGCCATCCAGCACCGGGCCGGAATGCTCAATTCCGGGCACATTGTGGCCGTGAACCGGGACCCGAACGCCGCCATTTTCAGCGTCGCCGACTGGGGAATCGTCGGAGATGTCCGAAAGATTGTTCCCGAGATGATCAAACAGTTGAAAAACCGGGCTTAA
- the ndhS gene encoding Nicotinate dehydrogenase small FeS subunit codes for MKKTAKKIPLNLNVNGETHEVYVRPNRTLLEALRDDLGLSGAKEGCGEGVCGACSVLLDGKPARSCLTLAVEADGREVTTVEGLARGGEMDPLQEAFIEHGSVQCGFCSPGMLMSSKALLLENPGPDETEIREAISGNVCRCTGYAKIVEAVSSVSEKK; via the coding sequence ATGAAAAAAACCGCGAAAAAAATCCCTTTGAATCTGAACGTCAACGGGGAGACGCATGAGGTTTACGTCCGGCCCAACCGGACTTTGCTGGAAGCGCTGAGGGATGATCTGGGGCTTTCCGGCGCCAAGGAGGGCTGCGGAGAGGGGGTGTGCGGGGCATGCTCGGTTCTTCTGGACGGCAAACCCGCGCGCTCGTGCCTCACCCTGGCCGTGGAGGCGGACGGCAGGGAGGTGACCACGGTGGAGGGCCTGGCCCGGGGCGGGGAGATGGATCCCCTCCAGGAGGCGTTCATCGAGCACGGGTCGGTCCAGTGCGGATTCTGCTCGCCCGGGATGCTGATGTCGTCCAAGGCGCTTTTGCTGGAAAACCCCGGCCCGGATGAAACCGAAATCCGCGAGGCCATCAGCGGCAACGTATGCCGATGCACCGGGTACGCCAAAATTGTCGAGGCGGTTTCATCCGTGTCGGAAAAAAAATAA
- the dksA gene encoding RNA polymerase-binding transcription factor DksA: MKKKDKEYFKKLLQGRLDDLLSQAGDAMAGMTKPKENFPDPTDRASLESERNFMLRIRDRELKLIKKIKKALDRIEKDTFGICEKCGDDISNKRLKARPVTTQCIDCKTEEEALEKALGI, from the coding sequence ATGAAAAAGAAAGACAAAGAATATTTCAAAAAGCTTTTGCAAGGCCGTCTGGATGACCTGCTGAGTCAGGCCGGAGACGCCATGGCGGGCATGACCAAACCCAAGGAGAATTTTCCCGATCCCACGGACCGGGCCTCCCTTGAATCCGAGCGCAACTTCATGCTCAGAATTCGGGACAGGGAGCTGAAACTGATCAAAAAAATTAAAAAAGCCCTTGACCGAATTGAAAAAGACACCTTTGGAATCTGCGAAAAATGCGGGGATGACATTTCCAACAAAAGACTGAAGGCCCGCCCGGTCACCACACAGTGCATCGACTGCAAAACCGAGGAGGAGGCGCTGGAAAAGGCCCTTGGAATCTGA